In one window of Oligoflexia bacterium DNA:
- the clpP gene encoding ATP-dependent Clp endopeptidase proteolytic subunit ClpP, with translation MPLIPMVVEQTHRGERSYDIFSRLLKERIIFLNSEINDDIANLVVAQLLFLESEDPDKEVFLYINSPGGVIYSGMAIYDTMQHIRCPVSTFCMGMAASMASVLLAAGEKGKRYALPHARVMIHQPLGGFRGQASDIDIQAKEILRLREELNGVLAYHTGQDIEQLEKDTDRDNYMTAKMAKDYGLIDEIVESQKLKKA, from the coding sequence ATGCCCTTAATTCCAATGGTAGTTGAACAAACGCACAGAGGTGAGCGTTCATACGATATTTTCAGTCGCTTACTTAAAGAAAGAATCATTTTTTTAAACTCAGAAATCAACGATGATATTGCCAACTTGGTGGTGGCACAGCTCTTGTTTTTGGAATCAGAAGATCCAGACAAAGAGGTTTTTTTGTACATCAATTCTCCCGGTGGCGTGATTTATTCCGGTATGGCTATTTATGATACCATGCAACACATCCGTTGTCCGGTGTCTACGTTTTGCATGGGCATGGCCGCTTCTATGGCCAGTGTTTTGTTGGCTGCTGGAGAAAAAGGCAAGCGCTATGCTTTACCGCATGCAAGAGTCATGATTCACCAGCCACTTGGAGGTTTTCGTGGTCAAGCCAGTGACATTGATATCCAAGCCAAAGAAATTTTGCGTTTGCGTGAAGAGCTCAATGGCGTATTGGCCTATCACACGGGGCAAGATATAGAGCAGCTTGAAAAAGATACAGATAGAGACAACTACATGACCGCAAAAATGGCCAAAGATTATGGTCTGATTGATGAAATTGTAGAAAGCCAAAAACTGAAAAAAGCGTAA
- a CDS encoding DUF4240 domain-containing protein: protein MFRNLFKKKGSMNEAFFWKLMESLDWDKTGDDSAVIKPVVDQLAKLSEDDIFKFSEILSQKLYALDTLKHAQNIGEDAYVKGKHFSSDWFLYVRCCVVANGKDFYQDCLSTPEEMPKDIEFEALLSIDDLAYKKKTGQEYTYITEYSYETFSNKQGWES, encoded by the coding sequence ATGTTTAGAAATCTTTTTAAAAAAAAAGGTTCAATGAATGAAGCCTTTTTTTGGAAATTAATGGAAAGCTTAGACTGGGATAAAACAGGCGATGATTCAGCTGTGATTAAGCCAGTTGTAGATCAGCTTGCAAAATTGAGTGAAGATGACATTTTCAAATTTTCTGAAATTTTGAGTCAAAAGCTATACGCTCTAGATACGCTTAAACATGCACAAAATATTGGAGAAGATGCGTATGTTAAAGGTAAGCATTTTTCTTCTGATTGGTTTTTGTATGTTCGCTGTTGCGTGGTTGCCAATGGTAAAGACTTTTACCAAGATTGTTTGTCTACACCGGAAGAAATGCCAAAAGACATAGAGTTTGAAGCATTGTTAAGTATTGATGATTTAGCTTATAAAAAGAAAACCGGGCAAGAGTATACGTATATAACAGAATATAGCTATGAAACATTTTCTAATAAACAAGGCTGGGAAAGT